The Eubacterium ventriosum genome includes the window GAATCTTCTGTGTCATTGTCATTCCCATAATGCTTTCCTCCTAGTTTATATTTAAGTTGCCACAAAACCTAAAGTTACGGCAAACCTAATTTTTATTATAATCCCTATTATTCTAAAACAAAAACATTTCTTAGTCAATGATGTAAAGCCACCATATCTTGATTTTAATTAATTACATTTCCATCTTTTAATCTAATTATTGCAACTCTTTGCTGTTGCCCAACGGATAATTCACCCGGCTTTTTATTTATATGTTCCTTTAACCCCATGTCTTCCAAAACTCTGTTGCTTTAATATTAGTGACATTATGCCTATAAATATTAACATTACAATAAAAAAACAGGCTACTATAACATAGAAGTCTGCATTTCTTATACCTTTTTGTAAAATTTTATTTTATAATAGTCTGTAAGTTTCTAAATAGCGGAGACGGTGGGATTCGAACCCACGTGCCCGGGTGGACAACTTGATTTCGAGTCAAGCTCGTTACGACCACTTCGATACGTCTCCATATTTTTACAACATTTATTTTATACCATATTTTGACTTTTGTTACAAGGAGATATTACAATGAGGTACAATTCCCTTAATTCATATTTAAAAGAAAAATTCGGATGCAAAATATATAAACTTGCCCTTTCAGGCGGTCTGTCCTGCCCTAATCGTGACGGAACCATTAGTACAGGAGGCTGTATCTTTTGCAGTAATGGTGGTTCAGGAGATTTTGCTGCGGACAAGATGTTGTCTATTACTGAGCAGATTGAAAGTGCCAAGAACAGAGTTTCAGCCAAAATCAAAAATGGAAAGTATATAGCTTATTTCCAGTCTTTCACTAATACTTATGGGGATATTGATTATCTTAGAAGTATCTTCACGGAAGCTATTAATCACCCGGATATTGTGGCTCTTTCCATTGGCACCAGACCTGATTGCCTTCCTGATGAAGTTTTAAACCTTCTAGGTGAATTAAACAAAATTAAGCCTGTGTGGGTTGAGCTTGGACTTCAGACCATTCACGAAAATACTGCCAAGTATATTAACCGTGGTTACACTTTGGACGTTTTTAATACAGCTGTTAATAACCTGAACAAAATTAACGTTGATGTTATTGTTCATTTAATTATCGGTCTTCCATTTGAATCCAAAGAGGATATTCTTGAAAGTGTTAAGTATGTTTCGTCTATGAATATTTCAGGCATAAAGCTTCAACTTTTACATGTATTAAAAAATACCCCTTTAGAAAAGGAGTATTCTTTAAATAAATTTGAAGTTCTGTCCATGGAAGAATATGTAAACATTATTGCTGAATGTTTACGTTATATTCCCAAAAGCATAGTTATCCATCGCCTAACCGGTGATGGTCCTAAATCAATTCTCGTTGCCCCTCTGTGGAGCGGTAACAAGAAAGCTGTTCTTAATTATATGAACAAGCGCTTCAATGAACTTAATGTTATCCAGGGAAGTCTTTGTTCTTAAGGTTGACTATTCTGTACTGTTTCCGGAATAGTTTCATTCTCATTAACATTCTCTGAAACAGGTGAAGTCTCCTCACCTGTTTCAGTTTCCATATTTTCTGTAGATGATTCGCTTCCAATCTCTGTTGTTTCCTCAATTATTGCTGATTCCGTTTCTCCTGTAGGTTCTTCCGGAACAACATTTATTTCATCATCAATTTCAATATCCGGCTCAACATCTATCTTTGTTTTTTCAACCTGTTTAATAAGTATAAATATGCTCTTCTTGCACATTTTCTTAATACTTACTTTTTCTTTCTTAGCAATCTTTATACAAAGAGCTGCCTTACCTTCTGAAACCTTATTCTTCTTAGCTACTTTCTTTATTTTTTCATTGCTAACACAATTCTGATAAATTGTTGCACATTTTACTTTTTTATCTTTCTTTATCTGCTTTGTGTAGCCTTTTACTTCTTTAAGCTTTTCTTTTCCGGCCTTGCCATCTTCAGTAACTACTGAAACAAGCATTGCACTGTTGTCTTTCTTAAGATATCCTTTCTTTTTTAAGCCTGACACAACCATTTCGACAGCTTCGCCATAAGTTGTATCATCTTTTAATTTTTTCTTAACCTTTTTAACTACTTTCTTTGCATCCTTGTTTGATGCTTTAATACTTTCAACCGTATTATCTTTCTTTACTTTCATTGTAATGCTTGGATTTACGTCTATTGTAATTGTAAAAGCTGTAGCCATCTTTGGATCCGGTGCCGTTGGTGTAACGTTAGGCTTAAACCAAATTGATGACAATACTGCTACAAGCACTAAGCAGGCTACTACTGCAATAACCTGTGGAATCCATAAGTATTTGCCCTT containing:
- a CDS encoding TIGR01212 family radical SAM protein (This family includes YhcC from E. coli K-12, an uncharacterized radical SAM protein.); its protein translation is MRYNSLNSYLKEKFGCKIYKLALSGGLSCPNRDGTISTGGCIFCSNGGSGDFAADKMLSITEQIESAKNRVSAKIKNGKYIAYFQSFTNTYGDIDYLRSIFTEAINHPDIVALSIGTRPDCLPDEVLNLLGELNKIKPVWVELGLQTIHENTAKYINRGYTLDVFNTAVNNLNKINVDVIVHLIIGLPFESKEDILESVKYVSSMNISGIKLQLLHVLKNTPLEKEYSLNKFEVLSMEEYVNIIAECLRYIPKSIVIHRLTGDGPKSILVAPLWSGNKKAVLNYMNKRFNELNVIQGSLCS